A stretch of the Nomascus leucogenys isolate Asia unplaced genomic scaffold, Asia_NLE_v1 Super-Scaffold_241, whole genome shotgun sequence genome encodes the following:
- the RETN gene encoding resistin: protein MKALCLLLLPVLGLLVSSKTLCSMEEAINEKIQEGASSLIFRTIGSIGLECQSVTSRGDLATCPRGFAVTGCTCGSACGSWDVRAETTCHCQCAGMDWTGARCCRVQP, encoded by the exons ATGAAAgctctctgtctcctcctcctccctgtcctGGGGCTGCTGGTGTCTAGCAAGACCCTGTGCTCCATGGAAGAAGCCATCAATGAGAAGATCCAGGAGGGCGCCAGCTCCCTAA TATTTAGGACAATAGGGAGCATTGGCCTGGAGTGCCAGAGCGTCACCTCCAGGGGGGACCTGGCTACTTGCCCCCGAG GCTTCGCCGTCACCGGCTGCACTTGTGGCTCTGCCTGTGGCTCGTGGGATGTGCGCGCCGAGACCACATGTCACTGCCAGTGCGCGGGCATGGATTGGACCGGAGCGCGCTGCTGTCGTGTGCAGCCCTGA
- the MCEMP1 gene encoding mast cell-expressed membrane protein 1, whose amino-acid sequence MEVEEIYKHQEVKMQAPAFKDKKRGVSAKNQGAHDPDYENITLAFKNQDHAKGGHSRPTSQVPAQCRPPSDSTQVPSWLYRAILSLYILLALAFVLCLILSAFIMVKNTEMSKELLGFKRGLWNVSNSMQACEERQQGGWDSVQKSIAMVRSKVEKLETLSAGIKNIDTKVQKILEVLQKMPQTTPQ is encoded by the exons ATGGAAGTGGAGGAAATCTACAAGCACCAGGAAGTCAAGATGCAAGCACCAGCCTTCAAGGACAAGAAACGGGGGGTCTCAGCCAAGAATCAAG GTGCCCATGACCCAGACTATGAGAATATCACCTTGGCCTTCAAAAACCAGGACCATGCGAAGGGTGGTCATTCACGACCAACGAGCCAAG TCCCAGCCCAGTGCAGGCCGCCCTCAGACTCCACCCAGGTCCCCTCCTGGTTGTACAGAGCCATCCTGAGCCTGTACATCCTCCTGGCCCTGGCCTTTGTCCTCTGCCTCATCCTGTCAGCCTTCATCATGGTGAAGA ATACTGAGATGTCCAAGGAGCTGCTGGGCTTTAAAAGGGGGCTTTGGAATG TCTCAAACTCCATGCAAGCATGCGAAGAGAGACAGCAGGGAGGCTGGGATTCCGTTCAGAAGAGCATCGCCATGGTCAGGAGCAAGGTGGAGAAATTAGAGACGCTATCAGCAG GCATAAAAAACATTGACACAAAGGTACAGAAAATCTTGGAGGTGCTGCAGAAAATGCCAC agACCACACCTCAATAA
- the FCER2 gene encoding low affinity immunoglobulin epsilon Fc receptor isoform X1: MEEGQYSEIEEPPRKRCCRRGTQIVLLGLVTAALWAGLLTLLLLWHWDTTQSLKQLEERAAWNVSQVSKNLERHHGDQMAQKSHSTQISQDLEELRAEQQRLKSQDSEMSWNLNGLQADLSSFKSQELNERNEASDLLERLREEVTKLRMELQVSRGFVCNTCPEKWINFQRKCYYFGKGTKQWVHARYACEDMEGQLVSIHSLEEQDFLTKHASHTGSWIGLRNLDLKGEFVWVDGSHVDYSNWAPGEPTSRSQGEDCVMMRGSGHWNDAFCDRELGAWVCDRLATCTPPASEGSAESMGPDSRRGPDGRLPAPSAPLHS; the protein is encoded by the exons ATGGAGGAAGGTCAATATTCAG AGATCGAGGAGCCTCCCAGGAAGCGGTGTTGCAGGCGCGGGACTCAGATCGTGCTGCTGGGGCTGGTGACCGCTGCTCTGTGGGCCGGGCTGCTGACTCTGCTTCTCCTGTGGC acTGGGACACCACACAGAGTCTAAAACAGCTGGAAGAGAGGGCTGCCTGGAACG TCTCTCAAGTTTCCAAGAACTTGGAAAGACACCACGGTGACCAGATGGCGCAGAAATCCCACT CCACGCAGATTTCACAGGACCTGGAGGAACTTAGAGCTGAACAGCAGAGATTGAAATCTCAGG ACTCGGAGATGTCCTGGAACCTGAACGGGCTTCAAGCAGATCTGAGCAGCTTCAAGTCCCAGG AATTGAACGAGAGGAACGAAGCTTCAGATTTGCTGGAAAGACTCCGGGAGGAGGTGACAAAGCTAAGGATGGAGTTGCAGGTGTCCAGGG GCTTTGTGTGCAACACGTGCCCTGAAAAGTGGATCAATTTCCAACGGAAGTGCTACTACTTCGGCAAAGGCACCAAGCAGTGGGTCCACGCCCGGTACGCCTGTGAGGACATGGAAGGGCAGCTGGTCAGCATCCACAGCCTGGAGGAGCAG GACTTCCTGACCAAGCATGCCAGCCACACAGGCTCCTGGATTGGCCTTCGGAACTTGGACCTGAAGGGGGAGTTTGTCTGGGTGGATGGGAGCCATGTGGACTACAG CAACTGGGCTCCAGGGGAGCCCACCAGCCGGAGCCAGGGCGAGGACTGCGTGATGATGCGGGGCTCCGGCCACTGGAACGACGCCTTCTGCGACCGTGAGCTGGGCGCCTGGGTGTGCGACCGGCTGGCCACGTGCACGCCGCCAGCCAGCGAAGGTTCGGCGGAGTCTATGGGACCTGATTCAAGACGGGGCCCTGACGGCCGCCTGCCCGCCCCCTCTGCCCCTCTCCACTCTTGA
- the FCER2 gene encoding low affinity immunoglobulin epsilon Fc receptor isoform X2 — protein MNPPSQEIEEPPRKRCCRRGTQIVLLGLVTAALWAGLLTLLLLWHWDTTQSLKQLEERAAWNVSQVSKNLERHHGDQMAQKSHSTQISQDLEELRAEQQRLKSQDSEMSWNLNGLQADLSSFKSQELNERNEASDLLERLREEVTKLRMELQVSRGFVCNTCPEKWINFQRKCYYFGKGTKQWVHARYACEDMEGQLVSIHSLEEQDFLTKHASHTGSWIGLRNLDLKGEFVWVDGSHVDYSNWAPGEPTSRSQGEDCVMMRGSGHWNDAFCDRELGAWVCDRLATCTPPASEGSAESMGPDSRRGPDGRLPAPSAPLHS, from the exons ATGAATCCTCCAAGCCAAG AGATCGAGGAGCCTCCCAGGAAGCGGTGTTGCAGGCGCGGGACTCAGATCGTGCTGCTGGGGCTGGTGACCGCTGCTCTGTGGGCCGGGCTGCTGACTCTGCTTCTCCTGTGGC acTGGGACACCACACAGAGTCTAAAACAGCTGGAAGAGAGGGCTGCCTGGAACG TCTCTCAAGTTTCCAAGAACTTGGAAAGACACCACGGTGACCAGATGGCGCAGAAATCCCACT CCACGCAGATTTCACAGGACCTGGAGGAACTTAGAGCTGAACAGCAGAGATTGAAATCTCAGG ACTCGGAGATGTCCTGGAACCTGAACGGGCTTCAAGCAGATCTGAGCAGCTTCAAGTCCCAGG AATTGAACGAGAGGAACGAAGCTTCAGATTTGCTGGAAAGACTCCGGGAGGAGGTGACAAAGCTAAGGATGGAGTTGCAGGTGTCCAGGG GCTTTGTGTGCAACACGTGCCCTGAAAAGTGGATCAATTTCCAACGGAAGTGCTACTACTTCGGCAAAGGCACCAAGCAGTGGGTCCACGCCCGGTACGCCTGTGAGGACATGGAAGGGCAGCTGGTCAGCATCCACAGCCTGGAGGAGCAG GACTTCCTGACCAAGCATGCCAGCCACACAGGCTCCTGGATTGGCCTTCGGAACTTGGACCTGAAGGGGGAGTTTGTCTGGGTGGATGGGAGCCATGTGGACTACAG CAACTGGGCTCCAGGGGAGCCCACCAGCCGGAGCCAGGGCGAGGACTGCGTGATGATGCGGGGCTCCGGCCACTGGAACGACGCCTTCTGCGACCGTGAGCTGGGCGCCTGGGTGTGCGACCGGCTGGCCACGTGCACGCCGCCAGCCAGCGAAGGTTCGGCGGAGTCTATGGGACCTGATTCAAGACGGGGCCCTGACGGCCGCCTGCCCGCCCCCTCTGCCCCTCTCCACTCTTGA
- the TRAPPC5 gene encoding trafficking protein particle complex subunit 5, with amino-acid sequence MEARFTRGKSALLERALARPRTEVSLSAFALLFSELVQHCQSRVFSVAELQARLAALGRQVGARVLDALVAREKGARRETKVLGALLFVKGAVWKALFGKEADKLEQANDDARTFYIIEREPLINTYISVPKENSTLNCASFTAGIVEAVLTHSGFPAKVTAHWHKGTTLMIKFEEAVIARDRALEGR; translated from the coding sequence ATGGAGGCGCGCTTCACGCGCGGGAAGTCGGCGCTGCTGGAGCGTGCGCTGGCGCGGCCGCGCACCGAGGTGAGCCTGAGCGCCTTCGCACTGCTGTTCTCCGAGCTAGTACAGCATTGCCAGAGCCGCGTCTTCTCCGTGGCCGAGCTGCAGGCGCGCCTGGCCGCTCTGGGCCGCCAGGTGGGCGCGCGCGTGCTGGATGCTCTGGTGGCGCGCGAAAAGGGTGCCCGGCGTGAGACCAAGGTGCTGGGCGCGTTGCTCTTCGTCAAAGGCGCCGTGTGGAAGGCGCTCTTCGGCAAGGAGGCGGACAAGCTGGAGCAGGCCAACGATGACGCGCGCACCTTCTACATCATCGAGCGCGAGCCGCTCATCAACACCTACATCTCCGTGCCCAAGGAGAATAGCACGCTCAACTGCGCCAGCTTCACGGCGGGCATCGTGGAGGCGGTGCTCACACACAGTGGCTTCCCTGCCAAGGTCACGGCGCACTGGCACAAGGGCACCACGCTGATGATCAAGTTTGAGGAGGCGGTCATCGCTCGAGACCGGGCCCTGGAGGGCCGCTGA